The Halostella limicola genome includes the window GCCGCGGAGGACCACACGCTCGTCTGCCTGCCGACGGGGCTGGGCAAGACGACGGTGAGCCTGCTCGTGACCGCGCGGCGGCTCGACGAGGTCGGGGGGAAGGCGCTGTTTCTCGCGCCGACGAAGCCGCTCGTCCAGCAGCACGCCGACTTCTACCGCGACGCCCTCGACATGCCGAACGACGACATCGTCGTGTTCACGGGCGAGGTCCGCCCGGACGACCGCGCCGAGCTGTGGGAGGACGCCCGGATCGTCATCGCGACCCCGCAGGTCGTCGAGAACGACCTCGTCGGCAACCGCGTCTCGCTCGCGGACGTGACCCACTGCACGTTCGACGAGTGCCACCGCGCGACCGGCGACTACGCGTACAACTACATCGCCGAGCGCTACCACCAGGACGCGGAGAACCCGCTCGTGACGGGGATGAGCGCCTCGCCGGGCGGCGACGAGGAGGAGATCCTCGCGGTCTGTGAGAACCTCGGTATCCGCGAGGTGGAGGTGATGACCGAGGACGACGCCGACGTCGACGAGTACACCCACGAGACCGACGTCGACTGGAAGACGATCGAGCTCCCCGACACGATCACGGAGATACGGGACGCCCTGAACGAGGTCATCGAGGACCGTCTGGAGAAGCTGAAGGAACTCGGCGTCACCCGCAAGTCGAGCGCCGACCTCTCGGAGACGGACCTGAAGAAGATGCGGGCGGAGCTCCAGCAGCTGATCGACAACGACCAGTCCGAGGGGTATCAGGGGATGTCCGCCCACGCCGAGATCCGGAAGCTCCGGACTGCGGTGACGTACGTCGAGACCCAGAGCGTCGAGGCGCTCCGGCGCTACTTCGAGCGCCAGCGCCAGGCCGCCCGGTCGTCGGGCGCGTCGAAGGCCAGCCAGCGCCTCGTCTCCGAGCCGAAGGTGCGCGAGGCGATGCGGAAGGCGGAGGAGTACGACGACCTCCACCCGAAGTTCTCGGAGGCCCGGATGCTCATCGCGGAGACGCTGGGCATCGACGACGGCGAGCGCGTCATCGTGTTCACCGAGTCCCGCGATACCGCGGAGGTGCTGACGGAGTTCCTGAGTGACCACTTCGACGTCCGGCGCTTCGTCGGGCAGGGCGACAAGGACGGAAGCGACGGGATGACTCAGAAGGAACAGCAGAAGACCCTCGACGACTTCCGGGCGGGCCAGTTCGAGGTACTCGTCTCTACCTCCGTCGCGGAGGAGGGGCTGGACGTGCCGGAGGTCGACCTGGTCATGTTCTACGAGCCCGTCCCGACGGCCATCCGCTCCATCCAGCGCAAGGGCCGGACTGGCCGGCAGACGGAGGGGAAAGTCGTCGTGCTGATGGCCGAGGACACCCGCGACGAGGCGTACTTCTGGATCGCCCGCCGGAAGGAGTCGGAGATGGAGGACGAGCTCCGGAAGCTGAAAGGCGTCGCCGACGACTTGGAGGAGGAGCTAGACGACAGCCAGCAGCAGCTGGCGGACTTCGCGGACCCGGCCGGCGGGGCGAACGCGGCCAGCGACGGCGGAGCGGCCGCCGGCGGGTCGGACGGCGGCGACAGCGGGAACGCTGGAGGCGGCGGGTCGAGCGGCCCGCAACCCGGTCTGCGGGATTTCGCGGGCGAGAGTGACGACGGCTCCGCGGACGAAGCCGCAGCCGACGACGACCCGGAGGCCACCGTCGCGACCGCGAAGGGCGACGAGGAGACGCTGGAGGTCGTCGTCGACCAGCGCGAGCTCGACTCGAACATCGCGCGGAACCTCTCGAAGCGCGACGGCGTCGAGACGCGACTGGAGACGCTGGCGGTCGGCGACTACGTCCTCTCGGACCGGGTCGCCGTCGAGCGCAAGACGGTGAGCGACCTGCTCGACACGCTCACCGGCGGCGACGAGCGCTCCGTCTTCGAGCAGGTGGGCGACCTGACCCGCCACTACTCGCGGGGCGTCCTCGTGCTGGAGGGCGACGACCTCTACGGCGAGCGCAACGTCCACCCGAACGCCATCCGCGGCGCGCTGTCGTCGCTCGCGGTCGACTTCGGGGTGAGCGTCCTCCGCACCG containing:
- a CDS encoding DEAD/DEAH box helicase, whose amino-acid sequence is MAATDEEPGYVDHPMLTPNFIERRLYQIRLAGTAAEDHTLVCLPTGLGKTTVSLLVTARRLDEVGGKALFLAPTKPLVQQHADFYRDALDMPNDDIVVFTGEVRPDDRAELWEDARIVIATPQVVENDLVGNRVSLADVTHCTFDECHRATGDYAYNYIAERYHQDAENPLVTGMSASPGGDEEEILAVCENLGIREVEVMTEDDADVDEYTHETDVDWKTIELPDTITEIRDALNEVIEDRLEKLKELGVTRKSSADLSETDLKKMRAELQQLIDNDQSEGYQGMSAHAEIRKLRTAVTYVETQSVEALRRYFERQRQAARSSGASKASQRLVSEPKVREAMRKAEEYDDLHPKFSEARMLIAETLGIDDGERVIVFTESRDTAEVLTEFLSDHFDVRRFVGQGDKDGSDGMTQKEQQKTLDDFRAGQFEVLVSTSVAEEGLDVPEVDLVMFYEPVPTAIRSIQRKGRTGRQTEGKVVVLMAEDTRDEAYFWIARRKESEMEDELRKLKGVADDLEEELDDSQQQLADFADPAGGANAASDGGAAAGGSDGGDSGNAGGGGSSGPQPGLRDFAGESDDGSADEAAADDDPEATVATAKGDEETLEVVVDQRELDSNIARNLSKRDGVETRLETLAVGDYVLSDRVAVERKTVSDLLDTLTGGDERSVFEQVGDLTRHYSRGVLVLEGDDLYGERNVHPNAIRGALSSLAVDFGVSVLRTEDEGDTADLLEVIAGREQQADDREVSVHGEKQSKTLAEQQEYVVSSIADVGPVTARSLLEEFSTVEAVMTAREEDLTEADGVGEVTAERIREVVGSEYEG